The following are from one region of the Littorina saxatilis isolate snail1 linkage group LG2, US_GU_Lsax_2.0, whole genome shotgun sequence genome:
- the LOC138959500 gene encoding phosphatidylinositol N-acetylglucosaminyltransferase subunit Q-like — protein MAATEVWNVFVPVRLLNKSSAYLTGQIDHSKSSVYVTGVSLTYTHRESDPIVGYLTSEADSQKPIPFPAGQRRPSVWLTVSRPKSTNAPGCRVYLSGNSDPCRCVCVTFDPGDIVSSYIFTEEQGKHMSAESNVTVGGLLNVYGNVHASDLNLTDIACQSRSRKHSKSLMQWIFVWCVCVLNAVFTAVDWILSVVSMKWCWAHICAQVPALVGHTAFKLNRFKKMKSACASPLKSSLVLFDTCGQQLLDSALGVAVMLFVVNTSCADNVATAVMHWADDTASYLNDLLHWLMGAPAGLKLNAQLTEYMGHFFIYHVYLWSGYLSVLRPVLGWVIWTAAVFGMLGISTQLCFMQDIVSMLTLHIYCFYVYAARLYSLQAYALSSFWRLFRGKKWNVLRLRVDSALYNIDQLCIGTLLFTVLLFLLPTTLLYYFVFMTLRLVVLSFHGLLTIAIESLNNIPVATFILRVFKSKSVAGDLLFAVVQGQENIEKDKCLKLSLQTTQLPMKTLYQAAVIHLKIEPENPEQNKYSWAELLQKLVSGHLVYPWVNPYDRDNKEKLS, from the exons ATGGCAGCCACCGAGGTATGGAATGTATTCGTTCCTGTTCGACTGTTGAATAAGTCATCGGCGTACTTGACTGGACAGATTGATCACTCAAAATCTTCAGTGTATGTGACAGGCGTGAGCCTAACTTATACTCATCGTGAAAGCGACCCCATTGTAGGATATTTGACGTCCGAAGCCGACAGCCAAAAGCCGATTCCATTTCCAGCAGGTCAACGCAGACCATCAGTTTGGTTGACAGTTTCTAGACCTAAATCAACCAATGCACCTGGTTGTCGTGTATACCTCTCTGGAAATTCTGACCCGTGTAGATGTGTGTGCGTGACGTTCGACCCAGGCGACATTGTGTCCTCTTACATTTTCACTGAAGAGCAAGGGAAACACATGAGTGCAGAATCTAATGTTACTGTTGGTGGTCTTTTGAATGTGTACGGAAATGTTCACGCTTCTGATTTGAACCTTACCGACATAGCATGCCAGTCTCGTTCAAGAAAGCACAGCAAGAGTTTAATGCAATGGAtatttgtttggtgtgtttgtgtactgAATGCAGTGTTTACTGCGGTTGACTGGATTCTTTCTGTGGTCAGCATGAAATGGTGTTGGGCTCACATTTGTGCGCAGGTACCGGCGCTTGTTGGACATACTGCATTCAAACTCAACCGATTTAAGAAAATGAAGTCAGCGTGTGCCTCCCCTCTGAAGTCCAGTCTGGT GCTGTTTGACACCTGTGGTCAACAATTGCTGGACTCTGCTCTGGGTGTCGCTGTCATGCTGTTTGTGGTAAACACAAGCTGTGCAGATAATGTTGCCACTGCAGTCATGCATTGGGCTGAT GACACAGCCAGTTACCTGAATGACCTGCTACACTGGCTGATGGGAGCACCTGCTGGCTTGAAGCTCAATGCACAGCTAACAGAGTATATGGGACACTTTTTCATCTACCATGTCTACCTCTGGTCAG GTTACTTGTCAGTACTAAGGCCAGTGCTTGGCTGGGTGATATGGACTGCCGCAGTGTTTGGGATGCTGGGCATCAGTACACAGCTCTGCTTTATGCAGGATATCGTCTCCATGCTCACGCTTCACATCTACTGCTTTTATGTCTATGCTGCAAG ATTGTACAGCTTGCAAGCGTACGCCCTGTCATCATTTTGGCGACTTTTTAGAGGAAAAAAGTGGAACGTGCTACGTCTGCGAGTGGACTCAGCGCTGTACAACATTGATCAATTGTGCATTGGCACGCTGCTTTTCACGGTGCTGCTTTTCCTTCTGCCTACAACACTTCTCTACTATTTTGTTTTTATGACT CTTCGTCTAGTGGTGCTGAGTTTTCATGGACTGCTGACAATTGCCATTGAGAGTTTAAACAACATTCCTGTGGCAACTTTCATTTTACGGGTCTTCAAATCAAAATCTGTGGCTG GTGATTTGCTGTTTGCTGTTGTGCAAGGTCAAGAGAATATCGAAAAAGACAAGTGCCTTAAACTTTCACTTCAG ACGACGCAGCTGCCGATGAAAACACTGTACCAAGCTGCAGTCATCCACTTGAAAATAGAGCCAGAGAACCCGGAGCAGAACAAATACTCATGGGCTGAGCTGTTGCAGAAACTGGTGTCAGGGCATTTAGTCTACCCCTGGGTTAACCCTTATGACAGGGACAATAAAGAGAAACTGTCTTAA